aggcaggcagatcacgaggtcaggagatcaagaccatcctggctaacacagtgaaaccctgtctctactaaaaaaaaaaaaaaattagccgggcttgatggcgagcgcctgtagtcccagctactcgggaggccgaggcaggagaatggcgtgaacacgggaggcggagcttgcagtgagccgaggtcgcgccactgcactcaagcctgggcgacagagcaagactccgtctcaaaaaaaacaaaaagcaatcaaTTCCTTCTATAAACCACACTCAAAACCTTCGCtttaggccaggcttggtggctcacacctgtaatctcagcattttgggaggccaaggttggtggttcacctgaggtcaggagttcgagaccagcctgaccaacatggtaaaacccccatctctactaaaaacacagaattagctgggcgtggtggtgcatgcctgtaatgccggctacttgggaggctgaggcaggagaattgcttgaacccaggaagtggaggttgcagtgagctgagattgcaccattgcactccagcctgggcaacaagagtgaaactctgtctcaaacaataacaacaacaacaaaaactggggccaggcaggatggctcacgcctgtaatcccagcactttgggaggccgaggcgaatggatcatgaggtcagcagttcaagaccagcctggccaacagagtgaaaccccatctctactaaaaatacaaaagaattagctgggcatggtggtgcgtgcccatagtcccagactactcgggaggctgaggcaggagaattgcttgaacctgggagatggaggttacagtgagctgagattgcaccactgcactccagcttgggcaacagagtgagactttatctcaaaacaaaacaaaacaaaaacaaacaaacaaacaaaaacaaaaaaacccgttCACTTTATTCCTCAAAACATGTATGTCCCGGTTCCCTCCATTTCAGAGTCATAAACATAAAGCCTAGAGATAAGATACTTAATACCCAGGACAGatctttgtgtgtatatatacataccataTGTAGCATTATGTTATATAGTATTACATAAATTACATGAAGTTTTGCATAAGATTGGTAAGCAAGTCACTTAAACTTTATGAACAAAAgtatgggccgggcatggtggttcatgcccataATCACAGGGAAACTttcagaggtgggaggattgttgtCTGGGCCATTTCATGTTATTGTCATTCCTCACTTGTCTTAACAGGAATAGGGCTGAGTGGAACTAAGCAAGACCTACATCCTGCTCCTGATGGTTCTTTTTCTGCCCActctgtttctctgaaagctttggGGAATTTTCCTGAGGAGGAAGCCTGATGCAGAGTTAACAGTGCAGGCTTGGTAACCAGGAAGTCCTGAGTCCGCCCCAGCTCAGGGGTTACCTCACTTCTCTCACCAGGTTTATctctctgtgaaatgggatgaaagcaggctgggtgcagtagctcacacctgtaatcctagcactttgggaggccgaggcgggcggatcatgaggtcaggagttcaagaccagcctgaccaacatggcgaaaccctatctctactaaagatacaaaaaaaaattagccaggtgtggtggcaggcacctgtaatcccagctactcaggaagctgaggcaggagaatcgcttgagcccgggaggcagaggttgcagtgagccaagatcacaccactgcactccagcctgggtgacagagtgagactctgtctcaaaaaaaaaaaaaaaggaaagaaaagaaaagaaatgggatgAAAGCTGCCTTTTCACAGGTTTGAATAAAGGGATTGTGGAAAGAAAGCCCAGTAAAGCAGATGAGCTTGCTCAGGATCAGGGCCACCATTCAGGGGAATAAAGCTCTAGGGAGCTCCCCTTTTTAGGAGTAGGCTCCCAAGATCTCCCTCCTAAATGAAGTGCTCACTCCAGGGAAAACGAATCTTGTTACCACATCCACCACGGATGGCTAGAACAGGGGACCCGTACcgcacagcaggagatgagcagAGGGCGGATAAACATTACCACCGAGGATTCTGCCCCGTCAGATCAGcgggggcattagattctcacagcaGCATggaccctattgtgaactgtactTGCGAGAGATCTAGGTTGCACCCTCCTAATGAGAATCTAAATGCCTGCTGATGTGAGGTAAAACAGTTTCACACCaaaaccacccccacccccacccccgtggaagacaagaaaaattgtcttccacgaaaccagttcctggtaccaaaaaggctggggaccactgGTCTAGAAGACTACAACCAGTTCAGTTTTAGTGATCACCAGGAGTAACCATGTGGCCCAAGAGGGTGTGTCCAGCTTCCTCCTTGCATCTTGCGGCACACCACCTTTGCAGTATGGTGCCTGGGCAGTCCCAGGTTGTTAAGGGTGAGAGTTCTAAAGCCAGACTGCCCGTATTCAGAGACTGGCTTTGCTAAggaaccttgggcaagttacttaacttgtttcctcatctgtaaaatggagaaaataccaGTGCTTTTTAGGGTTGCCAACCTAATAAGCATTATTCCTGCCCCAAATAAGTCTAGGCTATGTGGAAAAACGCGAATTTCTCCTTCAGCAAAGAGTAAAACTAATACCAGAGTTTTCCTGGCCCTGCAGATTTGGCCTGGCAGGAGACAATGCCATAGTCAATGTTCATGCTCCAGATGCAGACCTGGAGGCACCAGAGTGATGTAGAGAGGACAGTGGATTTGAAGCCATATATCTGGGTTCCAGACATGCTGTGTGATGCCGAGCAAGCCACTCCTACAGATAATAAGCATgcacacccagcactttgggaggccgaggcgggcggatcacgaggtcaggagatcgagaccatcctggctaacatggtgaaaccccgtttctactaaaaaaaaaaaaaaaaaaaaaaaattccgtggtggcgggcgcctgtagtcccagctactcaggaggctgaggcaggagaatggcttgaacccgggaggcggagcttgcagtgagccgagatcgcgccactgcactccagcctgggcgacacagccagactccatctcaaaaaaaaaaaaaagcatgcacaGCCTAACACTGGAGGTGCTGAGGCCAGGTAGGTCAACATTAGACCCAACCCCGACCCACAAGTTTCGCTCTCCAGACTGCGCAAGCGCAAAGGATACGTAAACGACCCCGGCGTTCTGGGGGCGGGGACCGAGGAAGGCGCTGAGTGTCGCTCCTGCGCGTCCAGTCACAAATGACGTCTCTTCTGTCCCCCGCCCTGTAGGCGGGAGCATCTAATCAACGTCGACAGCGTAGGCCCCACCTTTCGTGGGTCGAGTCGCTTGGCGGTCGTGGTTCCGGAGGTTCCTCGGGATGTCGGTGGCCTTCGTACCGGACTGGCTGAGGGGCAAGGCGGAAGTCAATCAAGAGACTATCCAGCGGGTGAGCATCCACGCGGGCGGGCGGGCGAAGAGAAGAAGTCGGGATCCCGAGTGGCTGCGGGGTGCGAGAAGCATCCTGTGGAGAGCGGCCTCCCAGCTCACTGTGAAGGGTGCTGAGCAGCCGGGGTGCGGGGTGAGATGGGCACGAAATCAGCACAGGCGCCGGGGCAGGATAGCCCGGCATGGGGTTCTGTCCCCCGCGGTCCAGACGTCACACTGCACTaaccctttctcttttttttttccgccccccgagacggagtctcgctctgtcgcccaggctgaagtgcagtggcgtcatctcggctcactgcaacctccgcctcctgggttcaagcgattctcctgcctcagcctcctgggtagctgggattacaggagcgcgccacgcccggctaatttttgtacttttagtatggggtctcaccatgttggccaggctagtctcgaactcctgacctcgtgatccgcccagctcggcctcccaaagtgctgggattacaggcgtgagccactgcgcccggcctgcactGACCCTTTCTTTCTCTGATCTTTCAGCTCCTTGAGGAGAATGACCAGCTGATCCGCTGTATTGTGGAGTATCAGAACAAGGGCCGGGGGAACGAGTGCGTCCAGTAAGTGCCCCCACCCCCGCGCCCCTCACCTGTGGGTAGAGGGGAAGCCTGTGTGATACGGTGCTTTCTCGAACTAAGAGTCTTGGGTGATTGATCGCAATTAAGCCCCTCTTTGAACTGAGGAAAGAGAGCCCCAAAGAGTTTGCTAACCTGCCCAAGACCATACAACAAGTACACTGTGGAGCCTGGAGTCAGACGTGGCTCTTTCTTCAAAACGTGAATTATTCTCACTGTAAAACCTCCTTCACTCAAAGCTATGCCAGCTAATGACAacagggatgggggtgggagcaCACAGAAAACTAGGCTCAGGAGATTGGAGCCATGGCCCCTTTCTCATCTTGGATCCGTGCCTCATCCTTTCTCTGTTAAGTGAAGGGGTCAGGCCATTTGACTACTAAGCTCCCTCTCATTTCTAACTTCCTGTCAGTCTGTtagtgacacacacacaaagacaaacaAAGGATTTCCGAGTTAAGTCAAAGGTGAATTCTGCATCATAGTTTAATGCACTCCCTAAGCAGATaccaaaatgagagaaaatagaatCTGAGTCTCTTTTCCGAATTTACTCCAGGTATTATGcccgtttttttcttttcattaattttttttttttttttttttgagacagtcttcctctgttgcccaggctggagtgcagtggtgcaatctcggctcactgcaacctccacctccgaggttcaagcaattcccgtgccttggcctcccgagtagctgggactacaggcgtgtgccatcatgccctgctaatttttgtatttttagtagagacgggtttcaccatgttggccaggatggtctcaaactcctgacctcagatgatccgcctgcctcaacctcccaaagtgttggaattacaggcatgagccactgctcccggccttaTGCCCATttcttatagaaaaatatattatttcattgttaCTGAAGAAATGTTTCACAATCCCTATCCCCTAGAAAAATTACCTACAGTCCCTCACTGAATACCTTAATAGAACAGTAGAGATACCAATTTTTGGGTAAATCTTTACATCTGACTCTGGCATTtggtaatttgatttttaaaagtttataataaaTACCTTCTCCTTTTTCTATATGAAAAATGGTTGCAAAACCTTCCATTTGGTACAGTAATTCGCAACCCAAGGGTAAGAAAGTTATCAAAATCTCCTAGTGGGATTTTTCAATTGCACAGGCCATGCTTTCTGACCCCttgtctgatttatttttctgggtGAAGAACTCTACCCCCCCTATAAACTTACATTGATCATGAAAATGTTTTGTCCCTTCTTGAAGTTGTTGAACAGATATTTTATAAGTACAGTTGgtcctctgtatccatgggttctgcattgcatttcaaaaatattggggaacacaaaacaataaaaaatagcaacacaacaataaaaagcaatatagtataacaactagtTATATGGCATTTaaattgtattaggtattataagtaatctagagagtATTTAAAGTatgtgagccaggtgtggtggctcacacctgtattcccagcactttgggaggccaaggcgggcagatcatctgaggtcaggagttcaagaccagcctggccaacatggcaaaaccccttctctactaaaaactaaaaatacaaaaattagccaggcatggtggtgtgtgcctgtaatcccagctacctgggagcccaaggcaggagaattgcttgaacttgaactcgggagttggaggttgcagcgagccaagatcaccccactggactctagcctgggcgacagagcaagactccatctcaataaataaattaattaattgaagTATATgatatgggaggatgtgtgtaggttatgtacaaatactatgccattttatataagggacttgagcttGAGCATCCTCGGATTTCGATATCtaaggggaggagggaggtggcctggaaccaatcccctgtggataccaagggacaactgtactcCTGGTACCAGGCACAGTTTCAGACTCTGGGAAATCCGTAGTAAAACAGACACTAGCTCTGCACTCATGGAGCTGATATTCTAGACtctagaatctataagaaaatgtataattaGGCACATAATAATGAGTGCTTTGAATAAGAATAAAGCAGAGTAAGTCGGGGGAGGAGTGCTATTTTATACATGGTATGTCTGATAAGGTGATATTTGAGTAGAGACCTGGGGTAAGGGAGCCAGCTATGCAGTAGTAAGGCATAGTGAGATAAGTAAGACAGAGAAAGCATCAGGTAGAAAAGCTCCCAAGTAGGAGTGTGCTGGATATCTTCAAGTCACAGGAAGGAGGCCACTGTGGCCAGCATTCAGTAAACAAAGGTATAGCCATAAGAGATGAGATCAGAGGGGTACTGGAGGCCCCAATCATGTAGGGCCTTACTAGGACACAAGAACAGCTCACCTTTACTCTGAATGAGATGGGAGCCTTTGGAAGGTTTTGAATAGACGTATAACAACATATAACATGATCTTGATTTAAATTGTACAATGATCTCTCAGACTGTTGTGTGGAGAATAAAGTAGGGTGCAAAGATAGATCTGGGAGACTAGGTGTCTACTGCAATAGTCCAAGCAAGAAATGATGGTAGCTATGAAAGTAATCAGTGAGAATGGGTGAGAATCTGACtatattttccttaaatatgTTAAACAAGAAGGTTGATAACAGTGAATCATCCAGTTAGTAGATGAGCCATTCCACTAGAGCAGGtaaattattttccagttttttgttCATGGTCGGTAAAAACAAGCCTCTGATTtttgcctggttttttttttttgcccatagGTACCAGCATGTGTTACATAGAAATCTCATTTATTTGGCTACCATTGCAGATGCCAGTCCAACCAGCACTTCAAAAGCAATGGAATAATCTTTCAAAAGCAATAGAATAATCTTCCATTTGGCTGTCATGAGGAGTAATTGAATGTAATCCATCTCTTACaaaatggagacagggtctttatcAGCTCAACTGGTTAAAACATGAATGAAACCTCCGTGGCTCtttcaaaaaatgtgaaaatgtgaagAAAGCTCCTAACTTAACTGTATTctcaatgtaaatattttttaaataattaagcaAATCCCTCAATAAGTTGAGCCCAGGTGTCCTCTTTCCTGAACTTGGAGCATGTTTGGACAACAAAGACATCACTGGGATGTTCAAGTCTACTTTTTAGTTTCAACCTGAAGAGGAAACTGAGTAGGTGTTGGGCAGGAATTGGTGAGACTCCTGACTTGAGACCTTGCTAAATGGACATGTAACTGTATGCTCCTTCCTACCAGTTTGCAAATGTGGTCCCCCTGACTGCTGTTTTCAGACTGCTTTGaaataaagcttatttttctataaaatactgATGTGGAGGTATAGACTTTTTCATGTAATAAGTATTCCATTTGGTTTTCAAGAATAACTTTGAGGACTTAACTGTAAGGTGTATAACAACAATGCTATTATCATTGCCAACAAAATGAATAGTGATTTCTAGTTATTGTCTAATATCATCTGATAATAgatgtttaattttcttcagttATCAGATAGTCTTTTTGTTGATTTATCTGAACCAGAATCCAAACAAGATTCACACATTGTATTTTGTTGATGTTCCTTTAAGTCACTTAAAGAATACTTAATAgttcctttttttatttatttgttgaaagaacTAGGTGTTTACCCTAGAATTTTCTCATGTTCTACATACAGTTGTATCTCTGTAGTGTTGTTAACCATGTGTCATTATCATCCACTTTTCCTGTAAACTAGTAGATCTAGAGGCTCATGCAGACTCATGTTCTAATATTTTTAGCAGGAATATATTAGAAGGTGATAAGTACTTGCTTTTGCATCACACAAGGAGTGACCTGATTTATTTTCAAGTTCCCAACCAGCCTTTCACTTAAATTATGATCCACCCAGCTTTGATCTGGTAATTAATTAGAGATTACATAATGAGGATTTTCTAATGTATCATTCTTTCTGACTTTATTAGCTGTATTCTATAAACAACTTTCACTCTTGGAGATTTATCTGAAAGATGAGGCAAAGAGATTCTTGTAAATATATCCAAAATTAGAAGTCCAGGTCCCTGCTCCTTTTTTTTGGAGTCAAGGGTTGCAACCTAGGGCAActgtaaaatacatgtaaatagtGAAGAGATAACTCATTTTGAATGCCAGCTCTATCCCTTAACCTCTGAAAGCTCTGTTTCCTCACTACTAA
This sequence is a window from Macaca fascicularis isolate 582-1 chromosome 2, T2T-MFA8v1.1. Protein-coding genes within it:
- the SS18L2 gene encoding SS18-like protein 2; translated protein: MSVAFVPDWLRGKAEVNQETIQRLLEENDQLIRCIVEYQNKGRGNECVQYQHVLHRNLIYLATIADASPTSTSKAME